In one window of Bdellovibrio bacteriovorus W DNA:
- a CDS encoding hypothetical protein (COG1045 Serine acetyltransferase): MFSDIFELLKTYKNYDPAAKSLWEIALLYPGPKALACHRIAHRLYKANLFFLARLVAEISRLLTGVEIHPGATIGRRLVIDHGMGVVIGETAEIGDDCIIFHGVTLGGLKFDPVKRHPTVKNKVLIGTGAKVLGPITVGEGALIGANAVVIRDVPAGGTMLGPVAKVKENS; the protein is encoded by the coding sequence ATGTTTTCAGATATTTTTGAATTGCTTAAGACCTATAAAAACTATGATCCTGCAGCGAAATCGCTTTGGGAAATTGCTTTGCTTTACCCAGGCCCTAAAGCTTTGGCTTGTCATCGCATTGCTCATCGTCTTTATAAGGCAAACTTGTTTTTTCTTGCACGACTCGTCGCTGAGATTTCTCGTCTTCTTACCGGCGTAGAGATTCATCCTGGTGCCACGATTGGCAGACGCCTCGTGATCGATCATGGCATGGGTGTCGTGATTGGAGAAACTGCTGAGATCGGTGATGATTGCATTATTTTTCACGGCGTGACTTTGGGGGGATTGAAGTTCGATCCCGTGAAGCGCCATCCAACTGTTAAAAACAAAGTTCTTATCGGCACAGGAGCAAAGGTCTTGGGGCCTATCACTGTCGGAGAAGGTGCTTTGATTGGCGCCAATGCAGTTGTGATTAGAGATGTGCCAGCGGGGGGGACGATGCTCGGCCCCGTAGCCAAAGTTAAAGAAAATTCGTGA
- a CDS encoding HD-hydrolase domain-containing protein (COG3481 Predicted HD-superfamily hydrolase) produces MDATQIIHLKDKDTVEKLFLVKEKTVATGKNGKPFMGAILSDASGTIDARLWDRVEDLSREFEIGDIVKVKGSVQLFQNRKQLIIHKIEKVPADTVNFEDFLPKADRNPDDMYVELLQLVKAMRNEQLRQLILDTLEDPEIKPLVLKAPAAKSIHHAWRGGLLEHILSISKLMDFIGGHYPFLNKDLLIFGAIYHDIGKIWELAYDNGTTYTDRGRLLGHIQIACELIDKKASRILGFNEELKDVCKHIILSHHGKLEYGSPKRPKFLEAMVVAMIDDFDSKVSTIKTLMDGERASGDRWSRYSDLFDRYFLLDDMNEKY; encoded by the coding sequence ATGGATGCAACTCAAATAATTCATCTTAAAGACAAAGATACCGTCGAAAAGCTTTTTCTCGTCAAAGAAAAAACCGTAGCGACAGGGAAAAACGGAAAGCCCTTTATGGGAGCTATTCTTTCTGATGCTTCAGGAACTATCGATGCTCGTCTTTGGGATCGCGTCGAAGATCTTTCACGTGAGTTTGAAATCGGAGACATTGTAAAGGTCAAAGGAAGTGTTCAGCTCTTTCAAAATCGCAAGCAGCTCATTATCCATAAGATCGAAAAAGTCCCTGCTGACACTGTGAATTTTGAAGACTTTTTGCCGAAAGCAGATCGCAATCCAGACGATATGTACGTCGAACTTTTACAATTAGTAAAAGCTATGCGCAATGAACAGCTTCGTCAGCTCATCTTAGATACCCTCGAAGATCCAGAAATTAAGCCTCTGGTTTTAAAAGCTCCGGCGGCTAAGAGTATTCACCATGCGTGGCGCGGTGGTTTACTTGAGCATATCTTATCTATCAGCAAGCTTATGGACTTCATTGGCGGGCACTATCCATTCTTAAATAAAGACCTTCTCATCTTTGGGGCGATCTACCACGATATCGGAAAGATTTGGGAGCTTGCTTACGACAACGGAACAACTTATACAGATCGCGGAAGGCTTTTAGGTCATATACAGATTGCCTGCGAGTTGATTGATAAGAAAGCTTCACGGATTTTGGGCTTTAACGAAGAACTTAAAGATGTGTGTAAGCACATCATCCTCAGTCATCATGGTAAACTTGAATACGGTTCGCCAAAGCGTCCTAAGTTTTTAGAAGCGATGGTCGTTGCGATGATTGACGATTTTGATAGCAAAGTCAGTACGATCAAAACTTTGATGGACGGAGAGAGAGCTTCTGGCGATCGCTGGTCTCGTTATAGTGATCTTTTTGATCGTTACTTTTTGCTAGATGATATGAATGAGAAGTATTGA